In the Burkholderia contaminans genome, CCCATACGAGGTGCAGGCGAGGTTGAAAATCGTGTCGACCAGCGGTGTGTTTCAGGTTCGCCTGGATTCGCCACTGACCATCACACATCAATCGAAACCCACGTTGGTGTTTAGAACGCCGACAGTCAAGCTCGCGCCCGAAGGCGGTGTACCGAAACCTCTGCTGGTCGGTCAGGGTACGGAGTTTCAGAATCCGGCCGCATCAGGGGCGCGGGACGATTCGGTGGGCTATTACAACCTCGACATCGCCGCTTATCCGCCAACTGGTAACTTCAAGGACAACACGGGTACGTACAAAGGCGTGTTGTCCATGACGTTCGAACCAGTGATCAAGGCGCCTTGACGGTCATCTTGCGACTACGCGTTTATCAAGCCGCATCGTCAAGAATCGGACGGGACGCCTGCAGATCGATTAAAGGACATGCAGCATGAAAAAATACTCATCTACGTTGGGGCGCATCGCATGCATGGCCACACTGGCGTTTCCGATATCGGCGGCCGCGGCGATCGACATGGTGCCGAAGGACGTCACCCTCAAGGAAACAGTCACCTCGGTCGAGGTGATCAACAATGGAGATCGCGCCGAATACGTCAGCGTGTCGTTGTCGCGCCTGCTGAATCCTGGCGTGCCGTTCGAAAATGAGCGGCTCGAGCCGGTTGGCGAGATCGATCAGCCGTCCATTTATGCATCACCATTCCGAATGAGCCTTGCTCCCGGGCAGACAAAGACCATCGCGATCAAGGTATTGCGTCCGGTCGACACGGAAACGGTTTACCGACTCGATGTGAAGCCGGTGATCAAGGTCCTCGGTACGGGCCACGCGAAGTCATCGGCCAGTGTCGTCGCTAATCTCGCATTCAGCGGGATCGTACGCCAGATGCCCTCCAAAACGCGGGCAGCGCTCGCTGTGGCGTGCGAAGCGTCGGGCGCACGACTGACGGCGACCGGCAATGTTCACTATCGTGTGGAAGGCGCCAAAGCCGACGGGCAACGCCTCGACGATTTCAATGTGTATCCAGGCGTGCCGCTCCCGGTACCGGGGCGCATCGTCGATATTCCCGGTCATTCCGTGTGCGGTGCGGCAGCCGCGAAGTCGCCTCTCCCCTGATTGATGATGCCTCTGCGGCATTTGCTGGAGGCATACGATCGTGTACCGTTGCTACCGTCGACAGATATGTCGATGCTTCGGATAGCGACTCTTCTTCCTATTCCCCGGGCCTGCATTTGACTCTGTCTATAGAGCGCGATGTGGCCCAGGCGTTGCGATGCGTGACGTCAACGGATTCTGAATATCGCGGCAGCACGTCAACATCGTTGATGCGGGCACGGCATAGAAGGTGAACCGCGTTAAAAAAAGCATGAGCGTCTCGTACAACGACAAGGTACGCGTTCTCTAAGGTGATGTTGCAGCGTGGCTGCTACAGCGGTATCGCGATGACGGGCGGCTTCGAAGAAATCGCCCGTCATCGCTTTTTCGCCCCCCGCTCGTTAGCCGAGCGGAGAGTTTATTATGCCGAACCCAACGCGTTCGACTGGTCCTTATCGATCGACAGGGCCGTAATACCATTGCCCGTTGATCTTGCCGATACTCAGGCCGACCATGTAATACGGTTGGGCGGCACCTTCAACCGAGCTGGCTTCGATGTTGCCGGATCTGTTGTTGTACCCGACCAGGGTGCCCCAGGAACGCCCACCGTATATCGTCGATGCCGGATCGATACGACTGCTCGACGTCGATGCGCGGATCGTGCCTGCGTTTTCGCCGACGAGGCCGCCCAGGGTTGAAAAGGTGCCCGCAATCGTGCCGGTGGACGACGCGTCGTCGATGACAGCACCCTGATCGTTCAGCCCCACCAGACCGCCGACGGTCGAATTGTTCGCCCCGACATTGCCGGTCGTGGCCGCATGGCGCACGATTGCGCGGTTGCCTTGGTTCGTGCCGACCAGTCCGCCGACGCGGCTGCCGTTGCCAGCCGTTACGTTGCCGGTGGCTGTCACGGTGTCCAGTTCCCCCGTGTTCAGGCCGACGAGTCCGCCGGCATCGCTCGCCTCGCCTGCGCTGACCCGGCCAGTGGCGCTGGAGTTCGACACGGCGCCGTCATTCGTGCCGACGAGCCCGCCGGCGTGGCTGTTCCGGCCGGTCGTTACCGTGCTTCTGGCCTGCGCGTGACGAATCGTGCCGCCGTTCCTGCCCGCCAGACCGCCGACATGGCCGCTGGCAAGATCCGTGACGTCGCCGTCCGATTGCACACCGTCCAGCGTGCCGCCTGCGTTGTCGCCGACGAAGCCACCGATTGCGAGCGCACCGTTGGCCCAGACCGGGCCGGATGCGGACGCGTTCGCGATCGTGCCGTCGTCCCTGATTTTTCCGGCAAAGCCGCCGACGTAGCTGCCTTTGCCTGCCGTGACCGTGGCGTTGGCCGACGCGTTGCGAATCGTGCCGAAATTGATGCCGACAAAGCCGCCGGTGCTCGTGTCGTCGCGGCCGGACACGCGCCCGCGGCTCGACGAACGAACGATCTCGCCGTTGTTCGTGCCGACGAACCCGCCGATGCTCTGGACCTCGCGGCTGTACGATCCCTGGAACGGCGAGCCGGAACTGCCGGACAAGGTGACGTCGGCGGACGCCGTACTGTCGGCGATCGTGCCGCCGTTGACGCTGGCCAGGCCACCGACGGAGAGCGTGTTGGCGCTACCCGAGACACGCCCGGCAAAGTTCGCGCGGTCGATCGTGCCGAGGTTCCGGCCGACGAGGCCGCCCATCATGACCATGTTCCGGCCGTTGTACGAGACGCTCGTGTTTTTCGCGTTGACGTTCTCGATGCGTCCCAGGTTGTCGCCGACGAGGCCGCCGACGAACGTGGCGCGGGCGGCCGACGTGCCGTCGACGGTGAGCGAGTCGAGCGTCAGGTTGGCAAGATAGCCGGTGCTTTGCCCGAACAGGCCGATGTTCGGCCCGGTGCCGGTGATCGACAGCCGGCTGATCGTGTTGCCGAGGCCGTCGAACACGCCGGTGAACGTGCCGCTGCCGCCGATGCTGCGGAAGCTCGTGTTCGCGCCGTCGATCGCGTTCCCGATTACGTAGCGGCCGCCAAGATTCGCATCGACGTTGCGCAGGTCGGCCATGTTGTGGAGAACCTTGTAGTCTTCGCCGTTCGAACGGAACGACGCGTTGTCGCCGGACAGCGTGACGACGACGTCCTTGTTCAGCGTATGGCCGTTCTTCGAATTGAGCTCGAGGTGTGCGTTGCGGCCGGTGAGTTTGATCGTATCGTTGATGCGGATCTTGTCAGCGGCGTTGACGTTCAGGCTCGCATTCGCGCTGGCGGACGACACCGCTTGCTGCAGATCGACGTTGCCCTTCTGCGACGTGAGCGTGAGCGAGCGATCGCTGTTCCATGCGACCGGGCCGCCAACCGTCAGGTCGCCCTGCGTGTTGGTCAGCGCGACGTTGGTGGTGCCGAGGTTGTTCGACAGCGTGTCGCCGTCGATCGATGCGCCGGCCGGATAGAGCGTGTCTGCGTTGTTGTTCGCAACGCCGGCGTTGGCCGCTTCGATGGCCCAGGTGCCGGCCGTATTGCCTGCGCGCGTGTCGACCGTGGTACCGCGTGCAACGCGAACCTGTTCGCCTCGCGTGACGATCGAGCCTGCCGGTGCGCCAGCTTCGGCTGCGCTCGCGTCGAGCTTGCCGCCGACGAGGACGGTGCCGCCGTCGAGCGTGATCTTGCCGGCGCGGCTGGCGAGGCCCTTCGCTTCGATGGTGCCGGTGTTGTTCACCACGGCGTTCAACAGGTCGCCTGCTGCACGCGCGGTCATCAACACTTCGCCGCCGTCGGCCTTCAGCAGGCCGCCGTTGTTGGCCTGCGCATCGACCGCGCCGCCTTCGACCTGCAGGCTGAGCAGGTCGCTGCCGTCGAAGTTGACCTTGAACGTGTTGCCGGCGCCGAGCGCGACGCGGCCCATCTTCGCCTGGATCACGCCATTGTTGGACACGCGCGCACCGAGCAGCGCGACGCCGCCGCCGTCGGCGGCGGTGATGCGACCGTCGTTGACGATGGAGGCGGTGGAGTTACCCGAGAAGCGATAGTTGCCGGCGAGGAAATCGGCGTCGGCGATGTTCTGGGTGGAAGCGACGAGGCCGCCGACGTTGATCTGTGCGCCGGAGCCGAACAGCACGCCGTTGGGGTTGACGAGGAAGACCTTGCCGTTGGCGTCGAGCTGGCCCTGGATCTGGCTGCCGTTGTTGCCGACGACGCGGTTCAGCGCGATCGACTGCTTGCCGGGCTGATAAAACGTGACGCGCTCGCCGCCGGCGATGTCGAATTCCTTCCAGTTGGTGATGAGCTTGTCGGTATGCTGGTTGATCGACATCGTCTTGCCGTCTGCGTCGCGCAGGATGTCGGCCTTGCCGGCGGTGATGTTCTCGCCGGAGGGCAGCGCGAAGGCGGGCAGGCTGACGATACCGAGCAGGGAGAGTGCGGCGGCGACGCGCTTGGCGCTGCCGGGTTTGGCACGGCGGCGCGCGGTTTCCCCGACGGCGATCCAGCGGCCGTGTAGCGGATTCCATACCAAAGCGTAGGTCTTGTTCATGATTTCATCTCCAGAGATTGGATGGGATGTCGGGCCGATGCGGCTGAGCACCGACAGAGAGGGCGGCGATCGGGCCGGGTGTGCCGATCGCCAGGAGCGGGGGTGTGGCCCCCGCCGTATCGGCGGACGTCAGCGACGTCCGCGCGGATGGGGTCAGTCCTGCAGGCGACCGGCGTTGAAACCGACGAGCGGTACATCCGGGCCGTTCCCGCTTGCGGTGTTGCCGATGAGCTGGCCGTAGTTGATGCCGGCGAGCGCGCCGTAGCGCTGCGCAAGTTCGCTCCGATAGGCGATCCGGCTGGTCGTGGACGAACGCTCGACCGTGCCGAAGTTGCTGCCGGCCAAGCCGCCCAGCTTCGCTGTGTATCCGCCCGACACCGTGCCCGACGACGAGGACGTACGGATCCGTCCGCCGTTGTTGCCGACGAGGCCGCCGACCAGGCTGACATTGCCGCCGGATACCGCGCCGGCGGCCGTGGAGGCGTCCAGCAAGCCGCTGAGCTGGCCGACGAGGCCGCCGACCTGGCTGCCGTCGCCGGCGCTCACATCGCCCGTCGCACTGGCGCGACGGATCACATACCGGCTGCTTCCTGCGAACCCGCCCGCCAGGCTGGCATGACCGGCCTCGACGTTGCCCGTCGCGCTCGACGTATCGATGACGCCAAGGTTGTTGCCGACGAACCCGCCCACCATGCCGGCGATCGAGGCCGTGACCATGCCGCTCGCGCGTGATGCGCTGACGTCGCCGTGGTTCGTGCCGACCGCGCCGCCCGCGACGCTGTTCTCCCCGACCCGGATCGAGCCGCCGGCCTTCGAGTGGGCGAGCAGGCCGGCGTTCAGACCGACGAGGCCACCCGCCACGACATCGTTGCCTGCCGTGATGGTCGTGGTCGACGACGTGTTGCGCACGACACCATTCGCTTCGTTGTGGCCGACGAGCCCACCGATCAGGGCGGTGTCGCCGGTCATCGTGACGCTACCCGCACTCGACGAGGTTTCGACGATGCCGCTGTTGATGCCGACCAACCCACCCGCCGTGCCGCGCGCGGTGGTCACGTGGACGTCGGCGTGGCTGTCGGCGATGCGCGCGACGGGCGCGTTCTTTTGCGCAAGCGTGAGGTTGGCGCCGGCGAGACTGCCGATCGCTACCGTCTCCCTGTCGCCGTCGACGCGTCCCGACACCCGCGCACGCTCGATCGTGCCGCCGCGGTTGGCGCCGACCAGACCGCCGACGTACGCGCGTCCGGCGGCGGAGACAGTGACATCGGTGGCCGTGACGTTCGAGATCGTGCCGAAGTTGTCGCCGGCGAGCGCGCCGATCAACAGCGTGCGCCGGGGCGCGCTGCCGGTTGCGCTGAGGCCTTTCAGTTCGAGGTTCGCGATGCGGCCGCGGTTGATGCCGAACAGGCCGACGACGTGATGGCCAGGGTTGGTGATCGCGAGCCGGCTGATCGTATTGCCGAGGCCGTCGAAGATGCCGGTGAACGCATTGCCGGTAGCGCCGCCGATACTGACAAAGTTCGCGTTCGCGCCGTCGATCGTGTTGCCGATCACGTAGCGGCCGCCGAGGTTCGCGTCGACGTTGCGCAGGTCGGCGATGGTGTGGAGCACCTTGTAGTCCTCGCCGTTCGAGCGGAACGATGCGTTGTCGCCGGACAGCGTGACGGCAGCATCGTTGGTCAGCGTGTGGCCGTTCTTCGAATTGAGCTCGAGATGCGCGTTACGGCCGGTGAGCTTGACCGCATCGTTGATGCGGATCTTGTCGGCGGCGTTGACGTTCAGGCTCGCATTCGCGCTGGCGGACAGCGTCTGCTGCAGATCGACGTTGCCCTTCTGCGACGTGAGCGTGAGTGCGCGATCGCTGTTCCATGCGACCGGGCCGGCGACCGTCAGGTCACCCTGCGTGTTGGTCAGCGCGACGTTGGTGGTGCCGAGGTTGTTCGACAGCGTGTCGGCATCGATCGATACGCCGGCCGGATAGAGGCTGTAGGCATTGTTTTTCGCGACGCCGGCGTTGGCCGCTTCGATGGTCCAGGTGCCGGCCGTATTGCCCGCGCGCGTGTCGACCGTGGTGCCGCGCACAACGCGAACCTGTTCGCCGCGCGTGAGGATCGAGCCGGCCGGCGCGCCGGCCTCTGCTGCGCTCGCGTCGAGCTTGCCGCCGACGAGGACGGTGCCGCCGTCGAGCGTGATCTTGCCGGCGTGGCTGGCAAGTCCCTTCGCTTCGATCGCGCCGGTGTTGTTCACCACGGCATTGAGCAAGTTGCCTGCCGCCTGCGCGGTCATCAGCACTTCACCGCCGTCGGCCTTGAGCAGGCCGCCGTTGTTGGCCTGCGCATCGACTGCGCCGCCTTCGACCTGCAGGCTGAGCAGGTCGCTGCCGTCGAAGTTGACCTTGAAGGTGTTGCCGGCGCCGAGCGCGACGCGGCCCATCTTGGCCTGGATCACGCCGTTGTTGGATACGCGCGCACCGAGCAGCGCGACGCTGCCGCCGTCGGCGGCGGTGATGCGGCCGTCGTTGACGATGGAGGCGGTGGAGTTACCCGAGAAGCGATAGTTGCCGGCGAGGAAATCGGCGTCGGCGATGTTCTGGGTGGAGGCAACGAGGCCGCCGACGTTGATCTGCGCGCCTGAGCCGAACAGCACGCCGTTGGGGTTGACGAGGAAGACCTTGCCGTTGGCTTCGAGCTGGCCCTGGATCTGGCTGCCGTTGTTGCCGACGACGCGGTTCAGTGCGATCGAATGCTTGCCGGGTTGATAGAACGAGACGCGCTCGCCGCCGGCGATGTTGAAGTCGTTCCAGTTGGTGATGAGCTTGTCGGTGTGCTGGTCGATGCGCATCGACTTGCCGTCTGCGTCGCGCAGGATATCGGCCTTGCCAGCGGTGATATTCTCGCCGGAAGGCAGCGCGAAGGCGGGCAGGCTGACGACGCCGAGCAGCGAGAGCGCGGCGGCGACACGCTTGGTGCTGCCGGGCTTGGCGCGGCGGCGTGCGGTTTCCCCGACCGCGCTCCAGCATCCCTGGGCCTGGTTCCAGATCAGTGCGTAGGTCTTGTTCATCGTTTGGTCTTCCTGATGGTTTTTTTAGGAAGTCCGGCCGACCGTGAAGGCTGATCGACCGGAGGGTGGCGGCCGGCGGCCGGGCGGCCACCGGCAACGAGCGGCCGGGCCGCTCGTATCAGGTGACGGAATCCGGCCTGCCGTTCATGCGGCGCAGCCGGAACCGTCAAGGTTCACGTTCAGGGCTTCACCAGACCGTAGTTCAGGCCGACCAGCGGGCCGTAAAACTGGTCGTAGCCAGCCTTCACGTCCACGCGGCTGGTGCTCGACGAGCCGTAGATGCTGCCGAAATTGCCGCCGACGAGGCCGCCGAGCCGCGCGTACTGGCCGCCGGATACGGTGCCGTTCGACGACGACGACGCGGTGATGGTGCCGCCGTTGTTGCCGACGAGGCCGCCGACATAGCTGGCGAAGCCGCCCCGGGCGGAGCCCGTCGCACGCGACTGGTCGACAGTCCCGGTCTGGCTGCCGACGAGGCCGCCGACATTGCTCTGCGCGCCGCCTTCGACGTCGCCCGACGCCGTCGACCGGACGATGCTGCCCCGCTCGTTGCTGCCGACGAGGCCACCGACCGACGAGAAGTCGCCCGCCTTCACCAGGCCCGTCGCACGGGAATCGGCGATCGTGCCGAAGTTGCGTCCGACGAGGCCGCCTGCGCGGCTCGAGTACCGGGTCGATACGTTGCCCTTGGCGCTCGACGTGAGGATGCGGCCCACGTTGTACCCGACGAGACCGCCTGCCGAGCTGTTCTCCAGCGCGATGACGTTGCCCGACGCGTTGGAGGAATCCAGCGTGCCGGCGTTGGTGCCCGCAAAGCCGCCCGCGATGGCGTTGTAGCCCGCCACGACGTCGCCGGATGCGTCGGATGCCTCGATGCGGCCGGCGTTCACGCCGACAAAACCGCCGACCGTGGCGCTGTAGTCGCCGGCTACCTTGCCGCTGGCCAGCGACGTTTCGATGAA is a window encoding:
- a CDS encoding GLUG motif-containing protein, translating into MNKTYALVWNPLHGRWIAVGETARRRAKPGSAKRVAAALSLLGIVSLPAFALPSGENITAGKADILRDADGKTMSINQHTDKLITNWKEFDIAGGERVTFYQPGKQSIALNRVVGNNGSQIQGQLDANGKVFLVNPNGVLFGSGAQINVGGLVASTQNIADADFLAGNYRFSGNSTASIVNDGRITAADGGGVALLGARVSNNGVIQAKMGRVALGAGNTFKVNFDGSDLLSLQVEGGAVDAQANNGGLLKADGGEVLMTARAAGDLLNAVVNNTGTIEAKGLASRAGKITLDGGTVLVGGKLDASAAEAGAPAGSIVTRGEQVRVARGTTVDTRAGNTAGTWAIEAANAGVANNNADTLYPAGASIDGDTLSNNLGTTNVALTNTQGDLTVGGPVAWNSDRSLTLTSQKGNVDLQQAVSSASANASLNVNAADKIRINDTIKLTGRNAHLELNSKNGHTLNKDVVVTLSGDNASFRSNGEDYKVLHNMADLRNVDANLGGRYVIGNAIDGANTSFRSIGGSGTFTGVFDGLGNTISRLSITGTGPNIGLFGQSTGYLANLTLDSLTVDGTSAARATFVGGLVGDNLGRIENVNAKNTSVSYNGRNMVMMGGLVGRNLGTIDRANFAGRVSGSANTLSVGGLASVNGGTIADSTASADVTLSGSSGSPFQGSYSREVQSIGGFVGTNNGEIVRSSSRGRVSGRDDTSTGGFVGINFGTIRNASANATVTAGKGSYVGGFAGKIRDDGTIANASASGPVWANGALAIGGFVGDNAGGTLDGVQSDGDVTDLASGHVGGLAGRNGGTIRHAQARSTVTTGRNSHAGGLVGTNDGAVSNSSATGRVSAGEASDAGGLVGLNTGELDTVTATGNVTAGNGSRVGGLVGTNQGNRAIVRHAATTGNVGANNSTVGGLVGLNDQGAVIDDASSTGTIAGTFSTLGGLVGENAGTIRASTSSSRIDPASTIYGGRSWGTLVGYNNRSGNIEASSVEGAAQPYYMVGLSIGKINGQWYYGPVDR
- a CDS encoding filamentous hemagglutinin N-terminal domain-containing protein, translating into MNKTYALIWNQAQGCWSAVGETARRRAKPGSTKRVAAALSLLGVVSLPAFALPSGENITAGKADILRDADGKSMRIDQHTDKLITNWNDFNIAGGERVSFYQPGKHSIALNRVVGNNGSQIQGQLEANGKVFLVNPNGVLFGSGAQINVGGLVASTQNIADADFLAGNYRFSGNSTASIVNDGRITAADGGSVALLGARVSNNGVIQAKMGRVALGAGNTFKVNFDGSDLLSLQVEGGAVDAQANNGGLLKADGGEVLMTAQAAGNLLNAVVNNTGAIEAKGLASHAGKITLDGGTVLVGGKLDASAAEAGAPAGSILTRGEQVRVVRGTTVDTRAGNTAGTWTIEAANAGVAKNNAYSLYPAGVSIDADTLSNNLGTTNVALTNTQGDLTVAGPVAWNSDRALTLTSQKGNVDLQQTLSASANASLNVNAADKIRINDAVKLTGRNAHLELNSKNGHTLTNDAAVTLSGDNASFRSNGEDYKVLHTIADLRNVDANLGGRYVIGNTIDGANANFVSIGGATGNAFTGIFDGLGNTISRLAITNPGHHVVGLFGINRGRIANLELKGLSATGSAPRRTLLIGALAGDNFGTISNVTATDVTVSAAGRAYVGGLVGANRGGTIERARVSGRVDGDRETVAIGSLAGANLTLAQKNAPVARIADSHADVHVTTARGTAGGLVGINSGIVETSSSAGSVTMTGDTALIGGLVGHNEANGVVRNTSSTTTITAGNDVVAGGLVGLNAGLLAHSKAGGSIRVGENSVAGGAVGTNHGDVSASRASGMVTASIAGMVGGFVGNNLGVIDTSSATGNVEAGHASLAGGFAGSSRYVIRRASATGDVSAGDGSQVGGLVGQLSGLLDASTAAGAVSGGNVSLVGGLVGNNGGRIRTSSSSGTVSGGYTAKLGGLAGSNFGTVERSSTTSRIAYRSELAQRYGALAGINYGQLIGNTASGNGPDVPLVGFNAGRLQD